The Gemmatimonadaceae bacterium genome contains the following window.
TCTCCGTGGCCGAGAGGTCCAGGCGCCGGGGTGGCAGCGAGACGACCCGAAAGCCTTCCGGGGCCGCCATCTCCGCCTCGCCGCGTCCGGCAATCGCCACGGTGACCAGTTCGGCCAGCGCGGTCGGCTCCCGCCACTGCGGCAGCGTCGCCGCCGTGTCCGCCCCCATCAGCAGGAAGAACTCGGCATCCGGCTGAGCGGCCCGGAACCCACGCATCGTGTCAACCGTGAAAGATAACCCCCCTCGGTCCGCTTCCGAGGTGTCGACGGCGAATCGCGGATCGGCCGCCGCGAGGGCCCGGACCATCGCCACCCGGTGCTCGGGGGCGGTCATTGGCAGGCCCTGCTTCAGGGGCTGCCGCGCCGCTGGCACGAACAGCAGGCGATCAAGCTGCAGGGCGTCGGCAGCATCGAGAGCCAGGACGAGGTGGCCCGTGTGGGGCGGATCAAAGGTGCCGCCAAAGACGCCGATGCGCGTGGCCACTCCCCTCGATCAGCGCCCGGGGGCAACGGACGTGCTGTCCGCGACGGGCAGCTTGCAGACCTGGAGCACCTCGCGGTCGCGGGGGAAGCCCGCCCGCAACGCCGCGCAGACCTCGGTCGCATCGTCCGTGTAGTTCATCTGCGGCAGGCGATAGATCTGCACGAGCTGCAACATCGCCTGGCGCGCCCGGTCCGTGTTCGGCCAGTTCGTCACCACATCCTGGAAGTAGATGATGGCGGAATCGTAGGCGCGGCGCTTCACGTAGAACATGCCCGACTCGAAGTCCTTGGTCGCGAACCACTCGTCGAGACGCTCGAGTTCGACCTTCGCGGAATCGGCATAGGGCGAGTCCGGGAAGATGCCCTGCAGCAGCCGGAACTGGGCCTGCGAGAGGATGCCGTACTGGGGGTCGAGCTGCGGCTTGCGCCACAGTTCGCGATACGAGCGGCCCGACCAATAGAGGGCGTCGTCCGCCAGCGTATCGTCCGGGAAGAGCTCGGTGAGCCGAATGAAGCTCTGCGCGGCCAGCAGGCGCTCGTTGTTCTCGCGGCGCGCGTGTCCCAGGTACCAGTGCGCGCGCGACAGCAAGGTGTCCCGCGTGGGCAGGTCGAAGGTCAGCTTCTCGAAGGCCGTGATGGCGTTGACCCAGTCTTCCTGCTGATAGCGGGTCATGCCCGCCTCGTACAGCGCCGTGGAGGTCGTCAGGCGCCGGATGTTCAGCGACTTCGTGCAGGCGCCGAGGAACAGGAGAGCGAGGAGCAGCAGCGTGCGGTTCACGGATTGCATCAGGTCGGAGGCTGCATCCGCGACGAGCCGGACAGGCCGCGGAAGTAATCGATGGTGCGGATCAGGCCGTCGCGGAGCTGGACCGTCGGCTCCCACTGCAACAGCGCCTTGGCGCGGGTGATGTCCGGCTGCCGGACCTTGGGGTCGTCGGCCGGCAGCGGGTGGGTCGTGATGCGGGAGCTACTACCCGTGAGCTCGATCACGAGTTCGGCCAGCTGCCGGACCGTGAACTCGTTGGGATTGCCGATATTGACCGGCATGCGCTCCTCGGACTTGAAGAGCCGGTAGATGCCCTCAACCTCGTCCTCGACATAGCAAAACGACCGGGTCTGCGAGCCGTCGCCGTAGACACTGAGCGGCTCGCCGGCCAGGGCCTGCACGATGAAGTTCGACACGACCCGCCCGTCGTGCGGACGCATACGGGGGCCGTAGGTGTTGAAGATGCGGACGATGCGCGTCTCCACCCCGTTGGCGCGGTGGTAGGCCATGGTCATCGCCTCGGCGAAGCGCTTGGCCTCGTCGTAGC
Protein-coding sequences here:
- the nadD gene encoding nicotinate-nucleotide adenylyltransferase, encoding MATRIGVFGGTFDPPHTGHLVLALDAADALQLDRLLFVPAARQPLKQGLPMTAPEHRVAMVRALAAADPRFAVDTSEADRGGLSFTVDTMRGFRAAQPDAEFFLLMGADTAATLPQWREPTALAELVTVAIAGRGEAEMAAPEGFRVVSLPPRRLDLSATEIRARVRDGRSVRGFVPDAVAEYIASAGLYRTTN
- the bamD gene encoding outer membrane protein assembly factor BamD, which produces MQSVNRTLLLLALLFLGACTKSLNIRRLTTSTALYEAGMTRYQQEDWVNAITAFEKLTFDLPTRDTLLSRAHWYLGHARRENNERLLAAQSFIRLTELFPDDTLADDALYWSGRSYRELWRKPQLDPQYGILSQAQFRLLQGIFPDSPYADSAKVELERLDEWFATKDFESGMFYVKRRAYDSAIIYFQDVVTNWPNTDRARQAMLQLVQIYRLPQMNYTDDATEVCAALRAGFPRDREVLQVCKLPVADSTSVAPGR
- a CDS encoding SDR family oxidoreductase codes for the protein MRILITGAAGFLGSHLCDRFLRDGHEVVGLDNFLTGHPENIAHLMGHDRFSFLKHNISTYTFVPGDLDGVLHFASPASPVDYLEMPIQTLKVGSLGTHNALGIALAKNARFLLASTSEVYGDPLVHPQPESYWGNVNPIGPRGCYDEAKRFAEAMTMAYHRANGVETRIVRIFNTYGPRMRPHDGRVVSNFIVQALAGEPLSVYGDGSQTRSFCYVEDEVEGIYRLFKSEERMPVNIGNPNEFTVRQLAELVIELTGSSSRITTHPLPADDPKVRQPDITRAKALLQWEPTVQLRDGLIRTIDYFRGLSGSSRMQPPT